A DNA window from Trichosurus vulpecula isolate mTriVul1 chromosome 2, mTriVul1.pri, whole genome shotgun sequence contains the following coding sequences:
- the LOC118835247 gene encoding zinc finger protein 501-like: protein MLRPRQDLPKTARTGIKRPQEDSLQDPGASEGLKHILGKHKENPSREPHRQGIPQRTSVQCMSSISHREEDTRERDQRHADIGRTSCLGSNLVTHESLWEEERSPQDFGVAGESLYPKPSAQGSVYARKNTTGQDSNVLGKETFKQLRAHTRGKTYMCSECERGFRCRSNLLEHQRIHTGDKPYTCQECGKAFIQSSTLTKHQRIHTGERPYACRECGKAFRGSSDLRKHQRIHTGEKPYTCHECGRTFTWSSALVTHERTHSGEKPYKCLHCGKAFARISSLTEHQKIHTGEKPYECNECGKAFKGSSDLSQHQRVHTGEKPYGCKECGRSFMWRTALITHWRTHSGEKPYECQECGKTFSQSSSLTQHQRIHTGEKLYECSQCGKTFRYSSYLVQHQKLHT, encoded by the coding sequence ATGTTGCGTCCCCGGCAAGACCTTCCTAAAACTGCCAGAACAGGAATAAAAAGACCCCAGGAGGACAGTCTCCAGGACCCTGGAGCCAGTGAGGGTCTCAAGCACATATTAGGGAAGCACAAGGAAAATCCCTCCAGGGAGCCCCATAGGCAAGGCATCCCCCAGAGAACAAGTGTCCAGTGCATGTCCAGCATTTCCCACAGGGAAGAGGACACTCGGGAGAGAGATCAGAGGCATGCAGACATTGGGAGAACCTCTTGCCTGGGCTCCAACCTTGTAACTCATGAGAGCctttgggaagaggagagatCACCACAAGATTTTGGTGTGGCTGGAGAGAGCCTGTATCCCAAGCCAAGTGCCCAGGGGAGTGTCTATGCCAGGAAGAACACTACTGGCCAAGATAGCAATGTCCTGGGGAAAGAGACCTTCAAGCAGCTGAGAGCTCACACCAGAGGGAAGACTTATATGTGCAGTGAATGCGAGAGAGGGTTCCGGTGTCGGTCAAACCTCCTTGAGCACCAGAGGATTCACACTGGAGATAAGCCCTACACATGCCAGGAATGTGGGAAAGCATTCATCCAGAGCTCCACTCTTACTAAACACCAAAGAATTCACACTGGTGAGAGACCCTATGCATGCAGggagtgtgggaaagccttcagggGAAGTTCAGACCTTCGGAagcaccagagaattcacactggagagaagccctatacGTGCCATGAATGCGGAAGGACCTTCACATGGAGCTCAGCCCTGGTCACACATGAGAGAACTCATAGTGGGGAGAAGCCCTACAAGTGCCTTCACTGTGGGAAAGCTTTTGCTCGGATCTCATCCCTGACTGAGCACCaaaaaatccacactggagagaagccctatgagtgtaatgaatgtggaaaagccttcaagGGGAGCTCAGACCTCAGTCAGCACCAGAGGGTTCACACTGGTGAGAAGCCTTATGGATGCAAGGAATGTGGGAGGTCTTTCATGTGGAGGACAGCCCTCATTACTCACTGGAGAACTCACAGTGGGGAGAAGCCCTATGAATGCCAGGAGTGTGGGAAGACCTTCAGCCAGAGCTCCTCTCTTACTCagcaccagagaattcacactggtgaGAAGCTCTATGAATGCAGTCAGTGTGGGAAGACATTTAGATATAGCTCCTACCTTGTCCAGCATCAGAAGCTTCACACCTGA